The Isachenkonia alkalipeptolytica DNA segment TTTCTAGGATTTCCTCTGAATTATCCAATAACATTTGATAACGGTTCTGCAAATTTTCAAACTCCTGTTGAGTTTTTTTCGCCTTTATCTCAATCTCTCTTTGACCGGTTATATCCTCAATATTTCCCCGGATCATGACCGGTGTTTCATCCTGATACAGGATTTCCACAAGATGCTTGATATGCCTTACCTCCCCCGTCGATGGAAGAATGCGAAACTCCACATTAAAGGGCTGCTCCTTTGGAGGGTGATCAATGGCTTGTTGAACAAGCGGTCGGTCTTCGGGATGAATCATTTTTAGAAATTCTTCAAACTCCGGTTCCCCCGCCTCGGGATCCAATCCGTAAATTTCAAAGGTAACCTCGGACCAGGATAATTGATAAGTTATTAAATCCATAGACCATACGCCCATCCGAAAAGCCCGTTGCACTTCTTGAAGGTCCCGATAGGTCTTTTGAATATCTTTTTCCAGCAGATGGGTATCTGTAAGATCTTCAATGGTTCCTACCAATGCAGTCAGTTTTCCCTCTTGAAATTCTCCGATTCCTTTGCTACGCACCAAATGGTATTCATCTTGTTTTGTCCCAATAATTCGGTACTGAATTTCATACTTTTCACCGTCTTTTAAGTTCTCGATAATTTCTTGAATCTTTCTTCGATCCTCGGGATGGATTCTTTTCATTACCTCTTCTCTTTTATGTTCACTGGCATGGGGATCCAGGTTATATATTTCCGGTAGATCCTTTCCGAATTCCACGGTGTCCCGGGTCAAATCCACTCGGTAACAGTTCTTCTCATTAAACTGTTCTTCCTTTGGAAGATTCTTCTGCAACGTGTCCAGGCTTCTTTCCATATAACGGTGATCCGTAAGGTCCTGGACCGTACCAATCATTTTATCGGGACTTCGATCCTTTCAATAAAACATTTCCGCCCGGGCATGAATGTCCTTTTGTTCCCCTTTATTGGTTATGATGCGAAAAATAAGATCTAAGGGCGTTCCTTTATAAGCTTTTTCCATGGCTTGCTCAAAACTTATTCGGTCCTCTCGATGGAGAAACTCCAGAACGTTTCGAAGGCTTCCGTCGAATTCTTCCGGAGCTCTTTTAAAGATTTGATATGTATCCGAAGAAGCATAAAACTCTTCTTTTTCAAAATCATAGGTCCAGGTTCCGATTTTCGAGAATGGTTCCGGGTTATACGGCTTCCGCTTAAGTCTCTTAAGTTCCGCTTCCATCTTCTTCTTTTCGCTTTGATCGGTAAAAATCCAAAACTGTCCTTCCAGTTCATCATATTCTTCGAAGGGGATCACGGTAACTTCCATAAGCATTTCTTCACCGGCTACCCCTATGTAGCTTTCCCGGATAATACTTTTTCCTTTGGCTGATCCTTCCAATTCTTCTTGGATTCCCTTCCCCTGATCCTTCGGCAAAAACCAATATATCCTCTGAAGCTCCAGTTCATCTCTCCTATGTCCGGTCAGCTTCATAAAAGCATTGTTCATACTAAGGATTTTCCCAGCCTTATCACATACGGCCATCGGATAAGGTAAGCTTTGTATCCATGCAAAATGTTCTTTCTTCAATTCTTCAACGCGGCTGTTTTTTATCCATCCTTCCAGAATGCCAAGTCCTTTTATCGCCATAGATATCCCACCCTATATATAAATTTTCCAAAAAAAAATAAACAACCCTCCGGTTGCCTATACCACCCTTAATACAGCAACCCGACTGTCATATCCAATAGAACGTAGACTCGTAGCTTTGCGTCATCACTTTTCAGT contains these protein-coding regions:
- a CDS encoding PAS domain-containing protein; translated protein: MAIKGLGILEGWIKNSRVEELKKEHFAWIQSLPYPMAVCDKAGKILSMNNAFMKLTGHRRDELELQRIYWFLPKDQGKGIQEELEGSAKGKSIIRESYIGVAGEEMLMEVTVIPFEEYDELEGQFWIFTDQSEKKKMEAELKRLKRKPYNPEPFSKIGTWTYDFEKEEFYASSDTYQIFKRAPEEFDGSLRNVLEFLHREDRISFEQAMEKAYKGTPLDLIFRIITNKGEQKDIHARAEMFY